A genomic window from Daphnia carinata strain CSIRO-1 chromosome 9, CSIRO_AGI_Dcar_HiC_V3, whole genome shotgun sequence includes:
- the LOC130688283 gene encoding carbonic anhydrase 2-like, with product MLFTFAVSQSNVNRKLANAFAIITVLLQILVDVDGYPIIGEPFIKDAPYTPEAIPVPTSSSTVEESPSTSTTVAPKLLDPSTTSASESEPLLSSTTSASPLLTMKTYPSELMSSTSIAETSSSSSDSTTSLPVSTELTTHAKTSNAVVDDTMFEHFTLKPQIKKSKPSWTHKDTTGWHSQFPTCGGLQQSPIDIQPKSTVLTAYPKFTFHNYGNIENMELINNGHSAVFNLPPDYPTDDMPHITGGGLENTFAFVQFHLHWGNDSSQGSEHLIKSKGYPAEMHMVHFNTKYGSFAEASKYEDGVAVLAIFLKVGSSDSQSFQPLVEQLGEIAKDGDEVILRNPISLRDLLPGRTSSFYRYSGSLTTPACQQIVIWTIFDTPLEVSENQLEKFRHLRSDDGTNMVNNFRPTLPVNGRTIFYRSFTGCEISRSWPITSSPFSEAYKWSKCLMGFAYKSAAP from the exons ATGCTATTTACATTTGCG GTGTCGCAATCGAACGTGAATCGTAAATTGGCCAATGCTTTTGCTATCATCACTGTCCTCCTTCAAATTTTGGTGGATGTGGACGGATATCCCATCATTGGAGAGCCATTTATTAAGGATGCACCTTATACTCCGGAAGCTATTCCTGTTCCAACGAGTTCATCCACTGTAGAAGAAAGTCCGTCCACATCAACCACAGTAGCTCCAAAACTGTTGGATCCATCAACTACATCCGCTTCAGAATCGGAGCCATTACTTTCATCGACGACGTCAGCCTCGCCTTTATTGACGATGAAAACTTATCCATCGGAATTGATGTCGTCCACAAGTATTGCAGAAACGAGCTCTTCTTCGTCTGACTCGACTACGTCATTGCCTGTTAGCACGGAACTAACCACACATGCGAAAACATCCAACGCCGTTGTAGACGACACCATGTTTGAGCATTTTACGTTGAAACCGCAAATCAAAA aaTCCAAACCATCCTGGACCCACAAAG ATACCACGGGTTGGCACAGCCAATTTCCGACTTGCGGAGGTCTTCAGCAATCTCCGATTGACATCCAGCCAAAGTCGACTGTCCTTACAGCTTACCCGAAATTTACGTTCCATAATTATGGCAACATCGAAAACATGGAATTAATCAACAACGGACATAGTG cCGTGTTCAACTTACCACCAGACTACCCCACAGACGACATGCCTCACATTACTGGTGGTGGATTGGAAAATACCTTCGCATTCGTTCAATTTCACTTGCACTGGGGAAACGATTCGAGCCAAGGCAGCGAACACCTCATCAAATCTAAAGG CTATCCAGCTGAAATGCATATGGTTCATTTTAATACCAAGTACGGATCGTTCGCCGAGGCCAGTAAATATGAAGACGGTGTGGCAGTCTTGGCTATTTTCCTCAAG GTGGGATCCAGTGATAGCCAATCTTTTCAGCCTCTCGTCGAACAACTCGGAGAAATAGCCAAAGATGGTGATGAAGTCATTCTAAGAAACCCAATTTCACTTAGGGATTTGTTACCTGGACGGACTTCATCTTTTTATCGATACAGCGGCTCGTTGACAACTCCCGCGTGCCAACAAATCGTCATCTGGACCATTTTTGATACACCGTTGGAGGTTTCGGAAAATCAG CTCGAAAAATTCAGACATCTACGAAGCGATGACGGTACAAATATGGTCAACAACTTCCGTCCGACCTTGCCCGTGAACGGACGGACAATTTTTTATAGATCGTTCACTGGTTGTGAAATATCACGATCGTGGCCGATCACGTCGTCCCCTTTCTCAGAAGCTTACAAATGGAGCAAATGCCTGATGGGCTTCGCCTATAAGTCGGCCGCTCCATAG
- the LOC130688289 gene encoding carbonic anhydrase 14-like has translation MLLQAYVTNVLAIAIVFFRILALATPEAVAEAAVRTKWPHKTSSVPTIDHRNYEKPKPKPKHKPHWTHKDQLEWPQKFPTCGGRQQSPINIHPKSTVLEAFPSIKFHNYGLIDNLEFVNNGHTAAVNLPKDFPKHKTPSITGGGLNGTYAFVQIHMHWGSDSSKGSEHVIKSQSYPIELHLVHYNTKYGSFAEASKYARDGLAVLTVLATVSPSDSKAFQPMVDQLGEIVHNGDETILRSPVALNRILPRRTSSFYRYFGSLTTPDCQEIVTWTVFDNMIEISERQLTAFRMIKDEVGEPMVNNFRTPQPLNERTVFYRSFTGCEISRSLSDNESPVSEALKWSKCLMSYAFNSILPSS, from the exons ATGTTGTTGCAGGCTTACGTAACAAATGTTTTGGCAATCGCTATTGTCTTCTTTCGAATTTTGGCGCTCGCAACGCCGGAGGCAGTAGCAGAAGCAGCAGTCAGGACAAAATGGCCACACAAGACTTCCAGTGTTCCAACAATCGACCACCGTAACTACGAGAAACCCAAACCTAAACCCAAAC ATAAGCCGCACTGGACACACAAAG ATCAACTGGAATGGCCTCAGAAGTTTCCTACGTGCGGTGGAAGACAACAGTCTCCGATCAACATTCACCCAAAATCCACTGTGCTGGAAGCGTTTCCTAGTATAAAATTTCACAACTACGGGTTGATTGATAACCTGGAATTCGTCAATAACGGACACACCG CTGCTGTCAATCTGCCCAAGGACTTTCCCAAACACAAGACGCCTAGCATTACCGGTGGAGGGTTGAATGGCACTTATGCGTTCGTTCAAATCCACATGCACTGGGGTTCCGACTCTTCTAAAGGAAGCGAACATGTCATCAAATCGCAAAG CTATCCTATTGAGCTACATCTCGTTCATTATAACACAAAGTATGGATCGTTCGCCGAAGCCAGTAAATACGCACGAGACGGCCTGGCCGTTTTAACAGTCTTGGCTACG gTATCACCCAGTGATAGTAAAGCTTTTCAGCCAATGGTTGACCAACTCGGAGAGATCGTGCATAACGGTGACGAAACGATTTTAAGGTCACCTGTTGCGCTCAATCGTATACTACCCAGGCGGACATCATCGTTCTATCGCTACTTTGGCTCTTTGACCACACCCGACTGCCAGGAAATCGTCACGTGGACCGTTTTTGATAACATGATTGAAATTTCAGAAAGACAG TTGACCGCGTTCAGAATGATAAAAGACGAGGTTGGAGAACCAATGGTTAACAACTTCCGTACGCCACAGCCTTTGAACGAACGCACCGTATTTTACAGATCGTTCACTGGGTGCGAAATCTCTCGTTCGTTGTCCGATAATGAATCGCCCGTATCCGAAGCTTTGAAATGGAGCAAATGCTTGATGAGCTACGCTTTCAATTCGATTTTACCTTCATCCTAA
- the LOC130688291 gene encoding carbonic anhydrase 2-like, whose amino-acid sequence TKNNGCSYKDYQFLKCFFFLITASSWSKWYANPNSWADLSGSSCGGNQQSPIDIQPRSTVTKAIPKFAFHNYGNIDKMIMMNNGHTAVYILPGGLPKNRVPYITGGGLNGSYAFIQCHLHWGGDSTKGSEHLIKSKSYPAELHLVHYNTKYGSFADATMHSDGLAVLGIFLQTGSDDNESFKPLVDQLGEVVTDHDETTLTNIVSFKDLLPKQTTSFYRYNGSLTTPNCQQIVIWTVFDTPVEISERQLKKYRQLENAEGEHLVNNFRPAQKENDRVVFYRSSTRCEISQSLPIMSYSFASQFLAFIGC is encoded by the exons actaaaaataacGGTTGCTCTTACAAAGATTATCAATTtctcaaatgttttttttttctcattacaGCTAGCAGTTGGAGTAAATGGTATGCAA ATCCAAATTCTTGGGCGGATTTATCAGGTTCATCTTGCGGTGGCAATCAGCAATCTCCGATTGACATCCAGCCAAGATCAACCGTGACGAAAGCTATCCCTAAATTTGCGTTCCACAATTACGGTAACATCGACAAAATGATTATGATGAACAACGGCCACACAG CGGTTTACATTCTTCCGGGAGGACTTCCGAAAAACAGAGTACCTTACATCACCGGAGGTGGTCTCAATGGATCGTACGCGTTCATTCAATGTCATTTGCATTGGGGTGGTGATTCCACAAAAGGCAGCGAACATCTTATCAAATCTAAAAG CTATCCCGCTGAACTGCATTTAGTTCACTATAATACCAAATATGGATCGTTTGCTGATGCCACAATGCATTCAGACGGCCTGGCCGTCTTGGGTATATTCCTCCAG ACAGGGTCGGATGACAATGAATCTTTCAAGCCTTTGGTCGACCAGTTGGGTGAAGTTGTAACAGATCACGACGAAACCACTTTAACGAACATAGTATCGTTCAAGGATTTGCTCCCGAAACAAACCACGTCGTTTTATCGCTATAATGGATCATTGACCACACCCAATTGTCAGCAAATCGTCATCTGGACCGTGTTTGATACTCCTGTGGAAATCTCTGAACGACAA TTGAAAAAGTACAGGCAACTTGAGAATGCGGAGGGCGAACATCTGGTGAACAATTTTCGTCCAGcgcagaaagaaaatgatcgTGTAGTGTTTTACAGGTCGTCTACCAGATGCGAAATTTCGCAATCGTTACCGATCATGTCTTATTCATTTGCTTCCCAATTTTTGGCCTTTATTGGATGCTGA